The genome window GCAAATGGATCGAAAAGGGGACCGGTGCGCTCGATGACACCGATCCGTTGCATGGGTTGCCAGATGAAGTTGGTCAGATTACCCGGGTGGCGGTATCCACAGTTGCATCGGAAGAAAAGAGACTGCGCCTCCTGGAGTATCTTGTAGAGCGTACAGGTGCGCCTGTCAGCTTCTACTGGGCAGAGGCGGCGCGGGGCGGTTTGACCAACGCATATGCCGCCTGTGAACGGATGGGGGCGGATCGCTGGCACGCCATGTACGGGGCATGGCAGGAGCATAGGCGAGGGTTTGCTGTGGTAGATGCAGGCAGCGCTGTCACCGTTGATTATGTTGATCCTGCCGGACAGCATCTTGGTGGCTTTATTCTCCCTGGCTTGCAGATGATGCTCCGCAGCCTCAGATCCGATGCGGCGAGAATTGGTTTCGACCCCGATCAGGTGCTGGATACCCGTCCGGGAGTGAGCACCGGTGAGTGTGTCAATCATGGACTTGCCTGGTTGTCTGGCGCACTGGTGGCTCAAATCCACGCAGATGCGGGAACCTACGGGCTGCCGGATATTCTGGTAACTGGTGGAGATGCCGATCGTTTGATCGGTCTCGGTCTGGCGGGTGTCCACCATCCTTCGCTTGTGCTTGAGGGGCTGCAGGCGATAGATGCGGAGGAGTGCCGGGGATGAAGCGGCTTGCGCTTGTTGTGCTGATCTTGAACATTGGTGTTTGGTACCTGGCGGGATTGCTGCAGTCTCCTTCTCAATCTGGTGTTGAAGCAAGAGGAACCCTGCCAAGGGTCGCCAGTCTCAAGAATCCCAATCCACAGGCAATGGCCAGTGATGCCCGTCCGGCAGAGGCAGGTGCTCTCTCCTGTGTCAGGGTTGGTTGGTTCGACTCCCGTGAAGCGGTCGAGGCACTGGTAAACGACCAGCCGATGGCCACAGAGTTCGCCTTTGCCGTCCAGGAGCTGGAGCGGGAGCTCCCCTCCCTGTACTGGGTGATCATCCCTCCGCAGCCACCTGAGGTTGCGAGCAGGCAGTTCCGGGATATCCAGCGCCAGGGCATTGACTCCTACCTGGTTACCGAGGGCGAGAACCGGAATGCAATCTCCCTGGGCCTGTTCGAGTCCCGCGAAGCTGCAATATCCGTGCTTGAAGAAAAAAAAGGCCAGAATCTTAATGTGGT of Marinobacter sediminum contains these proteins:
- a CDS encoding type III pantothenate kinase codes for the protein MRLLVDAGNSRLKWRLEQSGKWIEKGTGALDDTDPLHGLPDEVGQITRVAVSTVASEEKRLRLLEYLVERTGAPVSFYWAEAARGGLTNAYAACERMGADRWHAMYGAWQEHRRGFAVVDAGSAVTVDYVDPAGQHLGGFILPGLQMMLRSLRSDAARIGFDPDQVLDTRPGVSTGECVNHGLAWLSGALVAQIHADAGTYGLPDILVTGGDADRLIGLGLAGVHHPSLVLEGLQAIDAEECRG